The following coding sequences lie in one Pseudorca crassidens isolate mPseCra1 chromosome 2, mPseCra1.hap1, whole genome shotgun sequence genomic window:
- the LOC137212323 gene encoding protein FAM210A, protein YGKVLIPVHLITSGVWFGMFYYAAIKGVNVVPFLELTGLPDSVVNILKNSQSGNALTAYALLKIAMPTQYTVTLGGTSFTVKYLRSHGYMSTPPPVKEYPQDRMEETKELLTEKLEETKDRLSEKLQETKGKASFKKKVE, encoded by the coding sequence TATGGGAAAGTTTTGATTCCAGTGCATCTAATAACTTCCGGTGTTTGGTTTGGAATGTtttattatgcagccataaaaggAGTGAATGTCGTTCCTTTTCTAGAACTTACTGGGTTACCTGACAGCGTAGTAAACATTCTGAAAAATTCCCAGAGTGGAAATGCACTAACAGCATATGCCCTGTTGAAGATTGCAATGCCTACGCAGTACACTGTGACCCTGGGGGGGACCTCCTTCACTGTGAAGTATCTGCGCAGCCACGGCTACATGTCGACGCCACCTCCTGTGAAGGAGTATCCGCAAGACAGGATGGAGGAGACAAAAGAGCTCCTCACAGAGAAGCTGGAGGAGACAAAGGACAGGCTCAGTGAAAAACTGCAAGAGACCAAAGGAAAggcttcttttaagaaaaaagtggAATAG